The sequence GAGCTGAGACCGGCCAGCGCTCCAGCTTCACCCATCGGCACACTCACTGCACTGAGAGGACAAGCCAACCCTGACTGCAGCTCCAAGGTTCGTTGTCACCCTTCACAACCCTTTGGGGACAGAGCACACTCCAATGACCCTGCCAGAAGGAACTCTGACTGTGAGGCGGTTTGAACTTGTTGGAGTTCCTGCTCTGTCAGGAATTGCATCATATGACATTTCCTTAGCTTCCTTATTTTGTGTCCAGCCAGCTCTTGACCCACGGGATGAGTGGCTTTGAAACAACCCTGTTTGAGGCTCGTGTCTTACATGAGCATCTCCCCGCTACCCCAGGGAGCTACTGAGTGGTCATGAGGATGTGAAGAGAAGGGGGAACCTCAGGGTTACCTGGCAACCTTAAGCAAGTGTCGTTCACCTAGCCATTGGTCTGGGGGTGCCGGTGTCCCTGTTGGCAATAAACTGAGGAACTGCTGACCTGTGGAGTCACCCAGGAACAACGAGTCACACCCTCTCCCGGTGCAGAGGGCTCTCTTCTTCCTTAGACACCTCTGGGGCTCATTACTTTAAAGTGGAAATACATCCTTTAACATAGTTTCTGAGCTAATAAAAATAGCattgcatttttctaatattttctttttctttttaagctaattttcttttctgatctgacacacacacaaaaaaaatacaaaaatggtacATGGCAGTGGGTACATGTGATCCACCAGTAACCCAAACCGGGAAAGCACAGTGAGCCTCCTGCTCCCTGGTCTCTGTGGCTTCTCTCTGGCTAAGATACGGACAacccttcttccttcttgttttgttattttttcttttatttatgattagGTTAAGTTaccatcatttcaaaataatttgtaataatcAACAGATGTTTTCTAAGCCTCATAGTAACCACAAAGCAAGAATCTATAAtgtacaaaaaaagtaaaaatcaaggaATCAAAACACACTTAAGCAAGAAATCCAAGGTCCAGAAATGGATCCTAAGTCCATGGAGCTTGTGACTCGACTCTGAAAGGATGCCGAGGAACCCTCTAAGGACATTCAGGCAGTTGTACAAACGGGGATGTAAAACTACACAAGAGCCTTTAGACCAGAAGCACCGTCCTGCATGTTCTAGTTGAATGGGAGGCAGCCGTGTGCCTCCCACCCAGGTTTCTCCTGCTCCTCTCACTTCTGAACCTTTATTCCAGCCAAGCCACATCTTTTTTAGTTCCAGAAGATGCTCCCAGGTTCCTGCACGTCACTGTGGCTAAGCCAACTGTCGAGGGACAAGAACTCCCACACGCAGGGCCAGTGTAGTCTTCCTCTTTTCACCTCTGAGACTATAAATGGCCCTCCTCCCTTGACCTCGGTCCTGTCCTGCAATGGTCAGCACCGTGCAGGACGCTCCCCGCCCATTCTTGCTTGTCTCGCTGAACCGTTGGTTTATTTTGAGGGAGGTTTAAACGTGAGCATTCTTTCCTGCCGTGGACGGCCTAATGCCTGTTTcactaaaatgaaatgaaaaggcaACATGGAGCTCACAAATTTTCCAAAGGTCAAGATCCAAGATTCTTCCTTTCTAGAACAAGAATGGTCCAGACCACAGGCATTCAGAGTGAACCCATGTGAAACGAAGGTCAGTGGTGAGTGGAGATGATTGGATCACTTTTATGACGCTTTTCCCTGAAAGATAAACCTTAAAATTATGTAAGCTGTGTTTTGTGATGGAAATGTAGCCATCCAGCAGCCATGGGTGCCCTGTTCATACCTCCGTGGACTCCAGAGAAGAGCACACAACTGCGTATTTCTTAGGAAGCAGACGCCAGTCTCACTTGACTCCTAGAAACTTGACGCTCATCAGATCTGAAGCCCAGCCAGAGGCGGCCCTGCTGCCCGCTGTCTGTCACGTGGAAGGAAGTCCTGGTCCCTGTGCGGTGTCAACCCTCTCCCATCTCTTCCCTGCCTTCAGCAGGTGAGCTGCTGGGGCAGTGAAGGACTGGTCACAGGACAGCTCACCAACAcctccacacacccacacacaccccttttaCCCTGCAGCCATCTCAGCAGCATCCCGGTAAGCACATGGGCCCTGCATCCCTCTGCAACTGTGAGAAGGCACAAAGAGAAGCTGTGTCTTCACCAAGGGGCTGGCTGCCCTGGACATCCCCAACATGCCCCTGCTCACCTCAGTCTGGCAAAGCACGGATTTACAGTGAGTCTCATAAGTGCTTCACAAATAATGCACTTCACAGAAAGTCCCCTGAGCCTAGGGCACCGAGGGTTCACGCCGCACTACTACTGAGTGGCGGCCAAGTTGGGAATCTGCATGAATTCCAGGGAATTTAGACAGAAAATGACACAAAAGTGTTCTGTTTTCAGATGATAAATGTGTTTACAAAAAGATGCCCTTCACCATGTTGCATGTACACCTTTTTGACAATCATGTACAGCTTACTCCCAGGACCTTCTCTAGGACCCTCTTCAGTGCCCCTTTAACCTCCTCATTCCTCAGAGTGTAAATCAGAGTGTTGAGCACGGGAGTCACCACCGTGTAGAACAGGGAGACAAACTTGCCCTGGTCCTTGGATAGGCTCCGGGCCGGCTGCAGGTACATGAAGATGATGGTCCCATAGAAGATGGTGACCACcagcaggtgggaggagcaggtccCAAAGGCCTTCCTCCTGCCAGCAGCCGACCTGATCCTCAGCATGGCCTGGGCGATGTGGCCGTAGGACACCAGGATGAGCGACAGGGGCAGCACCAGGAACAGGACGCTGGCCACAAAGAGCTCAGCCTCCTTGAAGGTGGTGTCCACACAGGCCAGCTTGATGAGCACGGGGACCTCACAGAAGAAGTGATCCACGTGGCGATGCCCACAGAAGGGCAGgcgcagtgtgagggtggactgTACTAGGGTGGTGGCCAGTCCGCTGAGCCATGCGGCAGCCGCCAGGGAGTGACAGAGGCGGGGGTGCATCAAGACAGTGTAATGGAGGGGACGGCACACGGCAACGTAGCGATCGtaggacatgacagccaggagGACACACTCGGTGGACCCTAGCGCTAGAGAGACATACAGCTGAGCCACGCAGCCGCCATAGGAGATGGTTTTGAAGGGATCCCACAAGTTGACCAGGAGCTGGGGCAAGACACTGCTGCTGAAGCTGAGGTCCAGGAGGGACAggtgggagaggaagaagtacatgggtgtgtgcagtCGGGGCTCCAAGCGGGACACCAGGATGATGGCTGAGTTCCCCAAGGTGGTGAGCAGGTACAAGGCCAAGATGGTCACAAATAGAACCCTCTGCAGCCGAGGGTGGTCCGAGAATCCCACCAGGATGAAGCCTGCTGGGCCGCTCTCGTTGACACCCCTCTGCATCCACATCCCCACAGGTGCCGAGGCACAGCTGGGAAAGATGGCAGGCCCCACCAGGTCCCTGTGGCCTGCCACCTCCGAGGAGGGCGCTCATGGGCGGCTCCCTTGAAGCGGGCAGCAGGTGGCTGGGCTCTGTGTCCTGGTGTCTGCCTCTGATGGTGTGAGGTGGACTGTCCAGGTCTTGCCATCCAAAGCAGAGCAGAGGGCAACTTGAAGGTTTTACAAGTCTGGAATAAACTAGATCACCTTTCCAACTTATCTAAGCCTACTCCTGTTCGTCACTGTCTTCCTGGTTACAGAAAGGTAGAGACTGAGATATTCCAACTAAAGACAGAACCTCAGGTCTTACTTTAGCACTTTTCAAATAAGGGGAATAAAGTCTGTTTTTCGTCATGCCCAAGTCTGGACACTAGTTATACAGGTTTAAGTGGGTGAGAGATGCTGGGTTTGATTTCACTAAGTAAAAGCCAGCTCCTGAGACTTGGGTGACCTGGCAAAGACACCGTCTGGGGTGGTGGAAGCTCTCTCCTGGCCTCACGCCACTCCCCGCCTCCTGCTTCCCTCAGTCCTTGCTTCTTGGTCGTGTGTTCTCACATTTTGTGGCCTCCCTTTTGAGACCAGGTGCCTCTGGCCCCCACACTAGTTTTCCTGGGGACATGTCATCTCTGTGATTTTGACTCCCTTCTTTGGGGACCTTCGTACTGTAGGCACTGGCTCAGGGCACAGGTACAGAATGACATTCCTATCACCAGAAGCAGCTAGGAGGAGGACGCTGCTGACCACGGCCAGTCCTTCCTGCAGGCCACAGCTACCAGAAGGACTCCTCTTAGCAGAGAAGtcggagctcagtggtggagcactgccCAGCATGCACGAGGCTTCTGTCCCCAGTGCGGCAaaatcagaaacagagaaaagaattcTTTACTGGTAGGTACGCCTGAACCTTTGTTCTTATGAAATCTTTGGCAAAGGAGAGTTTTGggttttaatgctttttaaaattttatcttgttgCCTTCAACAAGGGGCATGTGGCTCTTCAGAATTGTTTGTGAGATTCACAGAGCCAGGGGAAGCCACACACAACAAGAGTGCCCAGCAGAGGGATGGCTGAAAAGTCACCCCTACCCCGCAATGTGCATCTCTAGCCTTCCCAAGGGAGTTCACTGCAGTGTGGTCAACTGGTGTGCGGGTCACGTGACTCTCAAGGGAGGAGGACACAAAGGCCCCGCCCCTGGTAGAAGAGGCCCTGCTGCTCCAGTCATACCTCAGAGACACTGTGACTGTGCCACCCACCTGAGCTGCGCTAACCCTGTGCACGTCAGCAGGGCTCCACAGCATGACAGCTGGGCAACAGGGAAACCCCGGGCATCAGGCAACAGGACCCCCTTCTGGCTGCTGCACCACAATCTGACCATCACAACATGGAAATGCCCACAGCCTCCTTATTGTCTGATcctgctccccccacctccccgccCGAGGAAGTGCATGCACTGCATGGGCTGTGGTGAAAGGGGTGTTGGGCCCTAATAAAAGTCCACTCATGGGCAGCACCGGAGTGTGGACCGTGTTTTCTCTAGCTTGTGTTCATAAAACCAgatcactaaaaaaaaagtttcatgccCAAATTTGAAGagagtattaaaatatataattcaaaagaAACCTATCCAACAGCCAGAGTATTCACAGTTTGGGACTCCTGCTCAACAAAGtaagataattaagaaaaaattgttGGAAAACTATCAGAAAAGAATTCTTGGataaaaacatctaaaattaaaaatttacaaaagccaACATAAATTATGGTTTGTGCAATCCCTAATAAAATATGGGGAGGGTATCCAATAGCACATTAGAAATGATAACACAGAATTAGCAATTGCAGTAGTAATTTTGAGGATGTTTCAGGAACAGTTTTAGGCTCCAGCCTCAGACCGAGGCTGGCATACAAGACCAACAGCATACTGGTAACACTCTGTGCTTTGGTTGCAAAGCTAAGAAACCTGGGCTGCAACACGTCATCATTACATTCCTTACAGTAAACTTCATGGCCCTGGTATAAAAACAGACCCATAGGCCAGAAGAC comes from Urocitellus parryii isolate mUroPar1 chromosome Y, mUroPar1.hap1, whole genome shotgun sequence and encodes:
- the LOC144251010 gene encoding olfactory receptor 2G2-like, which gives rise to MWMQRGVNESGPAGFILVGFSDHPRLQRVLFVTILALYLLTTLGNSAIILVSRLEPRLHTPMYFFLSHLSLLDLSFSSSVLPQLLVNLWDPFKTISYGGCVAQLYVSLALGSTECVLLAVMSYDRYVAVCRPLHYTVLMHPRLCHSLAAAAWLSGLATTLVQSTLTLRLPFCGHRHVDHFFCEVPVLIKLACVDTTFKEAELFVASVLFLVLPLSLILVSYGHIAQAMLRIRSAAGRRKAFGTCSSHLLVVTIFYGTIIFMYLQPARSLSKDQGKFVSLFYTVVTPVLNTLIYTLRNEEVKGALKRVLEKVLGVSCT